One window of Papaver somniferum cultivar HN1 chromosome 9, ASM357369v1, whole genome shotgun sequence genomic DNA carries:
- the LOC113310748 gene encoding uncharacterized protein LOC113310748 — translation MAFPKLVGFSFGVEEQTFSSVNRQNGFENEDRRRNSILGHCSSSPVWIETSSSSSSSSLEFALGINGRKEDVGGGYFSLHESFSGSSKDVNEKEGVLGFRNLNVNMGGNGMPEISKMSKQVIHDGGSDRMQKNKAFTKCVSPRGDHTWLPKQGNSISSSVSKRMKPNKSKNRKPLVIEDEDMGVSESDIQNMANPNSLKSILLSCGWMVVAQEGRDASYVSPSGSIYGSLQKALEVFSRDASKFAERQCCFSQSVVSFRDNVAQRTPKIKRKSTSRRTRTVVQPIAENAALREKSSVQVKCLTGVIIELDSSDVEVGQVTANTAICTTGIQQGDKILGGETIIPERIYDMKMKELGERTSKPVEKISMPEEVHLVVMDKKLKSCTKDEGLSVKKHASNCLGLTEITNNHNGSAVYLNRERQVQRRSVRIKGRRVPVDDELMGVWFDEYMKTGLPGPENMKYRQVTELLASSMGEEKVDKKSGIGASAYPEEMAFGELHREKAKSCNKDDCSSNETNWSKWINEVATNGQSGNSKLQLDCDFTRARRSKSTKRRHIPVGCEANMGMSAYGKFPRLSRILGDRAAEEKETTSSSNLFEISFGNKNEIETPLYDKPALPLKKNSAKTMTIGKYLSYRSKRKPVSSRCSNEKEKTKRSGGCSLTVRTRNADFEDTPFSETKLTILSWLIDSGVLAENTKVVYRIEKDQRITLTGRITRAGIWCNCCRMVLSLSKFEVHAGSNLRRPWTNIRLISGKSLMQCHSEAWEKEKRHRKFGFQVVGIGDADPSDDTCGICADGGNLLCCDGCPSTFHQECLMLEFLPEGSWYCPYCSCRFCSRGDRWHDKSYRAMSLASCNHCGCKYHRDCVTKNDVDSLGTNSQAYCGKLCKEVASGLSDILGVSNPISGGFSWVLVKHLDEVEGTDSKRTQSSMMECHARLPLALLALHECFVPLIDPRSSLDMITQAVYNCGSNYKRLNYEGFYTVILEKDDEIISVATIRLHGSRVAEMPFIGTRPLYRQQGMCRRLLNATEQMLSKLHVENLILPATPDMLGTWTKSFSFQHLALSCKNEFRNLNIVQFADTTILQKSIHCGRDVKQFGVTDTYTQDVLNCSTPEYRIQGYKVATLGLREEMKASTSTHETPFPILLEASRGSGFDVYPVQSPLYQNINKNSLILESKSTTLAPVDNIIMTKVSLRPETVSLGSRNLLMSEGC, via the exons gttcttcttctttagaaTTTGCTCTTGGAATTAACGGCAGAAAAGAAGATGTGGGTGGTGGGTATTTTTCATTGCATGAATCATTTTCAGGAAGTTCAAAAGATGTTAATGAGAAAGAAGGGGTGCTGGGGTTTAGGAACCTCAATGTGAATATGGGTGGGAATGGAATGCCTGAGATTTCTAAAATGAGTAAACAAGTAATTCATGATGGAGGTTCTGATAGGATGCAGAAGAACAAAGCTTTTACAAAATGTGTGTCGCCGAGAGGTGATCATACTTGGTTGCCTAAGCAAGGGAACAGTATATCTAGTTCAGTCAGCAAAAGaatgaaacctaataaatctAAGAATAGGAAACCCCTGGTAATAGAAGATGAGGATATGGGTGTTTCGGAGTCTGATATTCAGAATATGGCCAATCCTAATAGCTTAAAGAGCATTCTGTTATCATGTGGATGGATGGTAGTCGCTCAGGAAGGCCGTGATGCCAGTTATGTATCTCCATCAGGTTCTATTTATGGGTCTCTTCAGAAAGCTTTGGAAGTATTTTCCCGTGATGCTTCGAAATTTGCAGAGAGGCAATGCTGCTTTTCTCAGTCGGTTGTAAGTTTTAGAGATAATGTAGCTCAAAGAACTCCTAAGATTAAGAGGAAAAGTACTAGCAGGAGGACTAGAACTGTGGTTCAACCCATTGCAGAAAATGCAGCGCTACGGGAAAAATCTTCTGTCCAAGTCAAATGCTTGACTGGTGTGATAATAGAGTTGGATTCTAGTGACGTGGAAGTGGGCCAAGTGACAGCTAATACTGCGATCTGTACAACTGGTATTCAACAAGGAGACAAAATTCTTGGAGGGGAAACCATAATACCAGAGAGAATATATGATATGAAAATGAAAGAATTAGGAGAACGCacaagtaaacctgttgaaaaaatATCAATGCCAGAGGAGGTGCATTTGGTGGTAATGGACAAGAAACTGAAGTCTTGCACCAAAGATGAGGGCTTGAGTGTTAAGAAGCATGCCAGTAATTGCTTAGGTCTGACTGAGATAACAAATAATCATAATGGCAGTGCTGTGTACCTGAATAGGGAGCGTCAGGTACAGCGGAGGTCTGTTCGTATCAAGGGGAGGCGTGTGCCGGTGGATGATGAACTTATGGGAGTGTGGTTTGATGAATATATGAAAACAGGACTGCCAGGGCCAGAAAATATGAAATATAGACAAGTAACTGAGCTGTTGGCTTCTTCCATGGGAGAGGAGAAGGTTGACAAAAAGTCTGGCATAGGAGCCTCGGCATATCCAGAAGAAAtggcttttggagaacttcatcgtgAGAAGGCAAAATCCTGTAACAAAGATGATTGCTCGAGTAATGAAACCAATTGGTCCAAATGGATCAATGAGGTAGCAACAAATGGTCAAAGCGGGAATAGCAAACTGCAGCTAGACTGTGATTTCACTAGAGCCAGGAGATCTAAAAGTACCAAACGGAGGCATATTCCCGTCGGTTGTGAAGCGAATATGGGGATGTCGGCATATGGCAAATTTCCAAGGTTATCTAGAATTTTAGGAGATAGAGCGGCTGAGGAAAAGGAAACCACTAGTAGTTCTAATCTTTTCGAAATTTCCTTCGGGAATAAAAATGAAATAGAGACTCCTCTTTATGACAAACCCGCTCTTCCATTGAAGAAAAACTCAGCAAAAACTATGACGATTGGAAAATATCTCTCATATAGAAGCAAAAGAAAGCCTGTCAGCAGCAGATGTTCAAATGAGAAAGAGAAGACAAAGAGAAGCGGCGGGTGCAGTCTTACCGTCAGAACTAGAAATGCTGATTTTGAAGACACTCCCTTTTCTGAAACAAAACTTACCATCTTATCTTGGTTGATTGATTCCGGTGTACTGGCTGAAAACACAAAGGTGGTTTATAGAATAGAAAAGGATCAAAGGATAACATTGACTGGTAGGATTACTAGAGCAGGAATCTGGTGTAACTGCTGCAGAATGGTTTTGTCATTGTCAAAGTTTGAGGTTCATGCTGGTAGTAATCTTCGTCGACCCTGGACGAACATTCGCCTCATCTCTGGAAAGTCATTGATGCAGTGCCATAGTGAAGCAtgggagaaggaaaaaagacataGAAAATTTGGTTTCCAGGTGGTAGGAATTGGTGATGCCGATCCTAGTGATGATACTTGTGGAATTTGTGCTGATGGTGGAAACTTGCTATGTTGTGATGGCTGCCCTTCGACTTTTCACCAAGAATGTCTTATGCTTGAG TTTCTTCCAGAAGGCAGTTGGTATTGCCCATATTGTAGCTGCAGATTCTGCTCAAGGGGTGATCGTTGGCACGATAAATCCTATAGGGCCATGAGCTTGGCCAGTTGTAATCATTGTGGCTGCAAAT ATCACAGAGATTGTGTTACCAAAAATGACGTAGATTCACTGGGTACGAATTCACAAGCGTACTGTGGGAAGCTTTGCAAAGAG GTTGCCTCAGGCCTTTCAGATATTCTTGGAGTATCAAACCCTATCTCTGGTGGCTTTTCTTGGGTTCTTGTAAAGCATCTTGATGAAGTGGAAGGTACTGATTCAAAACGAACACAATCCTCTATGATGGAATGCCATGCAAGACTTCCCTTGGCACTGTTGGCACTTCACGAGTGTTTCGTTCCTTTAATTGATCCGAGGAGTAGTCTAGATATGATTACTCAAGCAGTTTACAATTGTGG GTCGAATTACAAACGTTTAAATTATGAAGGTTTTTACACTGTGATTCTGGAAAAGGATGACGAGATTATTTCAGTAGCAACTATAAG GCTCCATGGGTCACGAGTAGCAGAAATGCCATTCATCGGAACACGACCTTTGTACAGACAGCAAGGCATGTGCCGTCGCCTCCTGAATGCCACTGAACAA ATGTTATCTAAATTACATGTGGAAAATCTGATTCTTCCTGCTACTCCCGATATGCTGGGAACATGGACAAAATCATTCTCCTTCCAACATTTGGCATTGTCCTGTAAGAACGAATTTAGGAATTTGAACATAGTTCAGTTTGCTGACACAACAATACTACAGAAATCCATACACTGCGGAAGAG ATGTGAAGCAGTTTGGCGTTACTGACACTTATACTCAAGATGTTCTTAATTGCTCTACTCCTGAATACCGAATACAGGGCTACAAAGTTGCTACCTTAGGCTTGCGCGAAGAGATGAAAGCTTCTACTTCCACCCATGAAACGCCATTCCCCATCCTTCTAGAGGCCTCCAGAGGATCAGGTTTTGATGTTTACCCTGTCCAAAGTCCCTTGTACCAAAACATCAACAAGAATTCACTAATTCTTGAAAGTAAATCCACCACATTAGCACCAGTTGATAACATCATTATGACGAAGGTTTCTTTACGACCTGAGACAGTTTCATTAGGAAGCAGGAACTTACTAATGTCTGAGGGGTGCTGA